From Coffea arabica cultivar ET-39 chromosome 2e, Coffea Arabica ET-39 HiFi, whole genome shotgun sequence, the proteins below share one genomic window:
- the LOC140037002 gene encoding cytochrome P450 87A3-like, with product MLFACAIIALIIVLFSHWVYRWRNPKCNGVLPPGSMGLPIIGETIEYFTPYASDDIPPFVQKRAARYGPIFRTSIVGQPIVVSTDADVNYRVFQQEGNAFQIWYTESLFQIIGKQSVVAHHGGFHKYLKSLTFKFVSPEALREKLIYEMDESTQESLRSWSKLGKLDGKDGTAELVFKYAAKKMLGYEESKDQQKLRDSYKAFMDGLISFPLNIPGTPFHACLQGRKKAMKVIHDIFEKKRSGINGATNDYDFADHLLEEIKKEDTFLNEEIARDLVFLFLFAAHETTSTALTVALRYLDGHPRAMAELKREHENILKIRETEGSAVSWKEYKSMTFTHMVINETVRLRLANIAPGILRKVVKEVEVKGYTIPAGWTIMVCPPSVHLDPNLYENPLEFNPWRWEGKELHAGSKSFMAFAGGTRLCVGADYAKVQMSIFLHYLVTKYTWRVTNGAERIRTPTGIRFPKGLNIEISENK from the exons ATGTTGTTTGCTTGTGCTATTATTGCTCTCATTATTGTGCTTTTCAGCCACTGGGTATATCGGTGGAGAAACCCCAAGTGTAACGGGGTATTACCACCAGGTTCGATGGGATTACCAATTATAGGAGAAACAATTGAGTACTTCACCCCTTATGCATCCGATGATATTCCACCTTTCGTACAAAAAAGAGCGGCTAG GTACGGGCCAATTTTTCGCACGAGTATAGTTGGGCAGCCAATCGTTGTATCAACTGATGCTGACGTCAACTACCGCGTCTTCCAGCAAGAAGGTAATGCTTTCCAAATTTGGTATACTGAGAGTCTCTTCCAGATAATTGGGAAACAAAGTGTCGTTGCCCATCATGGAGGCTTCCACAAGTACCTCAAGAGCTTAACGTTCAAGTTTGTTAGCCCCGAAGCCTTAAGAGAGAAGCTAATATATGAAATGGATGAGAGCACTCAAGAATCTCTAAGATCTTGGAGTAAACTTGGAAAATTAGATGGTAAAGATGGAACTGCAGAG CTGGTATTTAAATATGCTGCCAAGAAGATGCTTGGCTATGAAGAAAGCAAGGATCAGCAAAAATTGAGAGACAGTTATAAGGCATTCATGGATGGCTTGATCTCATTTCCTCTCAACATCCCTGGAACACCATTCCATGCTTGCTTACAA GGACGTAAGAAAGCAATGAAGGTCATCCACGACATCTTTGAGAAGAAGCGCTCAGGCATTAATGGCGCTACGAATGACTATGACTTTGCGGACCATTTACTCGaggaaataaagaaagaagacacttttttgaatgaagaaattgcGAGGGACCTGGTATTTTTGTTTCTATTTGCTGCCCATGAAACGACTTCAACAGCTTTGACTGTGGCCTTGAGGTATCTAGATGGCCATCCACGTGCTATGGCTGAACTAAAG AGAGAGCATGAAAATATTCTTAAAATCCGAGAAACAGAAGGTTCTGCTGTTTCATGGAAAGAGTACAAGTCTATGACTTTCACGCACATG GTTATAAATGAAACAGTTAGGCTTAGGCTTGCAAATATTGCCCCTGGGATTTTGCGCAAAGTTGTCAAGGAAGTTGAAGTAAAAG GTTATACAATTCCTGCTGGCTGGACGATAATGGTTTGTCCACCATCTGTTCATTTGGATCCTAATCTATATGAAAACCCCCTTGAATTTAATCCATGGCGATGGGAG GGCAAAGAATTACATGCGGGATCAAAAAGTTTCATGGCATTTGCTGGTGGTACGAGGCTTTGTGTTGGTGCTGACTATGCAAAGGTGCAGATGTCAATTTTTCTGCATTACTTGGTCACAAAATACAC CTGGAGAGTTACCAACGGAGCAGAGAGAATCCGGACACCTACTGGTATTCGTTTCCCCAAGGGATTGAATATTGAGATTTCAGAGAACAAATAG